One stretch of Epinephelus lanceolatus isolate andai-2023 chromosome 15, ASM4190304v1, whole genome shotgun sequence DNA includes these proteins:
- the hikeshi gene encoding protein Hikeshi, with product MFGCLVAGRLVQTDAVQVASDKFVFNLPDYENVNHVVVFMLGTVPFPAGMGGAVYFSFPDPASGGSPVWQLLGFITNDKPSAIFKISGLKAGEGGAHPFGMMASSSSSPSVAQVGVSVEALDQLAQQIPVSSAAVSTVDSFLQFTQKMLDSLYNFASSFAVSQAQMTPNPSETFIPSSCVLKWYENFQRRLSQNPNFWKN from the coding sequence ATGTTCGGCTGTCTGGTCGCGGGCAGGTTGGTGCAGACAGACGCGGTGCAGGTCGCCTCGGACAAGTTCGTGTTCAACCTGCCGGACTACGAGAACGTGAACCATGTGGTGGTGTTCATGCTAGGCACGGTGCCGTTCCCCGCCGGCATGGGGGGCGCAGTCTACTTCTCCTTCCCGGACCCGGCGAGCGGCGGCAGCCCGGTGTGGCAGCTGCTCGGCTTCATCACCAACGACAAGCCCAGTGCCATCTTCAAGATCTCCGGGCTGAAGGCCGGGGAGGGCGGGGCGCACCCCTTCGGCATGATGGCCTCCTCGTCGTCGTCGCCCTCCGTGGCCCAGGTCGGTGTGTCGGTGGAGGCTCTGGATCAGCTGGCCCAGCAGATCCCGGTGTCCAGCGCCGCCGTGTCCACCGTGGACTCCTTCCTGCAGTTCACCCAGAAGATGCTGGACAGTCTTTACAACTTCGCCTCGTCCTTCGCCGTGTCGCAGGCGCAGATGACGCCGAACCCCTCGGAGACCTTCATCCCATCCAGCTGCGTCCTCAAGTGGTATGAAAACTTCCAGAGGAGGTTGAGCCAGAACCCGAACTTCTGGAAGAACTGA